One genomic segment of Fusobacterium nucleatum includes these proteins:
- the hcp gene encoding hydroxylamine reductase, whose translation MDKMFCYQCQETAKGTGCTSIGVCGKDAETSGLQDLLLHIDKGVAAYSTIFRKSGKAKELLEKKVNRYLVNSLFITITNANFDDAAILDEIKAGLKLREELKALATDEEKKEAEKYGTDLVNWYYESDEDLIKFSENQSVVGVLRTENEDVRSLRELIMYGLKGMAAYAEHAFNLGKTSEEIFAFIEEALLGTMNDSLNAEQLVALTMKTGEYGVKVMALLDEANTSALGTPEITKVKIGAGKRPGILISGHDLWDLKQLLEQSKDAGVDIYTHSEMLPGHGYPELKKYSHFYGNYGNAWWDQRKDFTNFNGPIVFTTNCIVPPVKNATYKDRVFTTNAAGYPGWKRIKVNADGTKDFSEVIELAKTCQAPVEVESGEIIVGFAHNQVLSLADKVVENIKSGAIKRFVVMSGCDGRMSQRHYYTEFAENLPKDTIILTSGCAKYKYNKLNLGDINGIPRVLDAGQCNDSYSWAVVALKLKEVFGLNDINELPIVFNIAWYEQKAVIVLLALLYLGIKNIHVGPTLPGFLSPNVAKILVENFGIAGITTVEEDLKKFGLYDGSALAMVNQENSNEARI comes from the coding sequence ATGGATAAAATGTTTTGTTATCAATGTCAAGAAACTGCTAAAGGAACTGGTTGTACATCAATAGGAGTTTGTGGAAAGGATGCAGAAACATCAGGTTTACAAGATTTATTATTACATATTGATAAAGGTGTTGCAGCATATAGTACAATTTTTAGAAAAAGTGGAAAAGCAAAAGAATTATTAGAAAAAAAAGTAAATAGATATCTTGTTAACTCACTTTTTATAACAATTACAAATGCTAACTTTGATGATGCTGCAATATTAGATGAAATAAAAGCAGGATTAAAACTAAGAGAAGAATTAAAAGCACTTGCAACTGATGAAGAAAAGAAAGAAGCAGAAAAATATGGTACTGATTTGGTAAATTGGTATTATGAATCAGATGAAGATTTAATAAAATTTTCTGAAAATCAATCAGTAGTTGGAGTATTAAGAACAGAAAATGAAGATGTTAGATCTTTAAGAGAATTAATAATGTATGGATTAAAAGGAATGGCAGCTTATGCAGAACATGCTTTTAACTTAGGAAAAACAAGTGAAGAAATATTTGCTTTTATTGAAGAAGCTCTTTTAGGAACTATGAATGATAGCTTAAATGCAGAACAATTAGTTGCTTTAACAATGAAAACAGGAGAATATGGAGTTAAAGTAATGGCATTGCTTGATGAAGCTAATACATCTGCTTTAGGGACTCCAGAAATTACAAAAGTAAAAATTGGAGCTGGAAAAAGACCTGGAATCTTAATAAGTGGACATGACTTATGGGATTTAAAACAATTATTAGAACAAAGTAAAGATGCAGGAGTAGATATCTATACTCACTCAGAAATGTTGCCAGGACATGGATATCCTGAATTAAAGAAATACTCTCATTTCTATGGAAACTATGGAAATGCTTGGTGGGATCAAAGGAAGGACTTTACAAATTTTAATGGACCTATTGTTTTTACAACTAACTGTATAGTTCCACCTGTAAAGAATGCAACATATAAAGATAGAGTATTCACAACTAATGCTGCTGGATATCCAGGATGGAAGAGAATAAAAGTTAATGCAGATGGAACAAAAGATTTCTCTGAAGTTATAGAACTTGCAAAAACTTGTCAAGCACCAGTAGAAGTAGAAAGTGGAGAAATAATTGTTGGTTTTGCACATAACCAAGTTTTAAGTTTAGCTGATAAAGTTGTAGAAAATATTAAATCAGGTGCAATTAAAAGATTTGTTGTAATGAGTGGTTGTGATGGAAGAATGTCACAAAGACATTACTACACAGAATTTGCTGAAAATTTACCAAAAGATACAATTATTTTAACTTCTGGTTGTGCTAAATACAAATATAATAAATTGAACTTAGGAGATATAAATGGTATTCCAAGAGTGTTAGATGCTGGACAATGTAATGACTCTTATTCTTGGGCAGTGGTAGCACTTAAATTAAAGGAAGTATTTGGATTAAATGATATAAATGAATTACCAATAGTATTTAATATAGCTTGGTATGAACAAAAAGCAGTAATAGTTTTACTTGCATTGTTATACTTAGGAATAAAAAATATTCATGTTGGTCCAACACTACCAGGTTTCTTATCACCAAATGTAGCAAAAATTTTAGTAGAAAACTTTGGCATAGCAGGAATTACAACTGTTGAAGAAGATTTAAAGAAATTTGGATTATATGATGGTTCTGCATTAGCTATGGTAAATCAAGAAAATTCAAATGAAGCTAGAATTTAA
- a CDS encoding NFACT family protein, whose product MLYIDGISLSKIKEELKKSLEGKRINRIFKNNEYTISIHFGKIELLLSCIPSLPICYITKSKEQPILDIASSIISNLRKNLMNAMLTDIEQLGFDRILVFHFSRINELGEIKKYKIYFECIGKLSNVIFTDEENKVLDTLKKFHISENFDRTLFLGETYTRPKFDKKILPVDVNEKDFNKILENNTLLSSEIEGVGKFLNNIKTFKDFRNILNSDVKAKIYFKDKKIKLATVLDLDFKDYDEVKEFSSYDEMINFYIEYEHTTTSFMLLKNRLNSSLEKKLKKLNKTLSLIKKDIEDSKTMDSIKEEGDILASVLYNVKRGMNSIKAYDFYNNKEVEIELDPLISPNENLDRIYKKYNKVKRGLINAIRREKEVKEEITYVESTLLFIENSTDVISLREIEEELIKLNYIKSLHNKKKTKLKKEVKYGVIEGEDYLILYGRNNLENDNLTFKVSAKDDYWFHVKDIPSSHIILKTSKLTDELIVKAAQVSAYFSKANLGEKVTVDYTLRKNVSKPNGAKPGFVIYVSQKSVVVEKVELEKI is encoded by the coding sequence ATGTTATATATAGATGGTATATCTCTTTCAAAAATAAAGGAAGAGTTAAAAAAAAGTTTAGAGGGCAAAAGAATAAATAGAATATTTAAAAATAATGAGTACACAATTTCAATACATTTTGGAAAAATTGAACTCTTACTTTCTTGTATACCAAGCTTACCTATTTGTTATATTACTAAAAGTAAAGAACAGCCAATTTTAGATATAGCTTCATCAATAATTTCTAATTTAAGAAAAAATTTAATGAACGCTATGTTGACAGATATAGAACAGCTAGGGTTTGATAGAATCCTAGTTTTTCATTTTTCAAGAATAAATGAATTGGGTGAAATAAAAAAATATAAAATTTACTTTGAATGTATAGGGAAATTATCTAATGTTATTTTTACTGATGAAGAAAATAAAGTATTGGATACATTAAAGAAATTTCATATTTCAGAAAATTTTGATAGAACATTATTTTTAGGTGAAACTTATACAAGACCTAAGTTTGATAAAAAAATATTACCTGTTGATGTAAATGAAAAAGATTTTAATAAGATATTAGAAAATAATACTCTTTTATCAAGTGAAATTGAAGGTGTAGGAAAATTTTTAAATAATATTAAAACTTTTAAAGATTTTAGAAATATTTTAAATAGTGATGTAAAGGCAAAAATATACTTTAAAGATAAAAAAATAAAATTAGCAACAGTTTTAGATTTAGATTTTAAAGATTATGATGAAGTAAAAGAATTTTCTTCTTATGATGAAATGATTAATTTCTATATTGAATATGAGCATACTACAACAAGTTTTATGTTGTTAAAAAATAGGTTAAATAGTTCACTTGAAAAGAAATTAAAGAAACTAAATAAGACTTTATCTTTAATAAAAAAAGATATAGAAGATTCTAAAACTATGGATAGTATAAAAGAAGAAGGAGATATTTTAGCTTCTGTTTTATATAATGTAAAAAGAGGTATGAACTCTATAAAAGCCTATGATTTTTATAATAATAAGGAGGTTGAAATTGAGCTTGACCCTTTAATAAGTCCAAATGAAAACTTAGATAGAATCTATAAAAAATATAATAAGGTAAAAAGAGGACTTATAAATGCTATAAGGCGTGAAAAAGAAGTAAAAGAAGAAATCACTTATGTTGAAAGTACTTTACTTTTTATTGAAAATAGTACTGATGTCATTTCACTAAGAGAGATTGAAGAAGAATTAATAAAATTAAATTATATTAAGAGTTTACATAATAAAAAGAAAACTAAACTAAAAAAAGAAGTTAAATATGGAGTAATTGAAGGAGAAGATTATTTAATTTTATATGGCAGAAATAATTTAGAAAATGATAATTTAACTTTTAAAGTTTCTGCAAAAGATGATTATTGGTTTCATGTAAAAGATATTCCAAGTTCTCATATTATTCTTAAAACTTCTAAATTAACTGATGAATTAATAGTTAAAGCTGCACAAGTATCAGCATATTTTTCTAAGGCTAATTTAGGAGAAAAAGTTACAGTTGATTATACTTTAAGAAAGAATGTATCTAAACCTAATGGAGCAAAACCAGGTTTTGTTATTTATGTAAGTCAAAAGTCTGTTGTTGTGGAAAAGGTGGAATTGGAGAAAATATAA
- a CDS encoding MarR family transcriptional regulator, whose product MSVNIQRVNDVLEEYYKLFYKTEDMALKRGIKALTHTELHIIESIGENTQLTMNELADKIGITMGTATVAISKLSDKGYIDRARSTTDRRKVFVSLTKKGVDALTYHNNYHKMIMASITESIPDKDLEQFVSTFEVILESLRNKTDYFKPMTITDFKEGTKVSIVEIKGTPIVQNYFLSHNIENFTLLKVLKSNDKSQFKIEKDDGEILILDILDAKNLIGVKAD is encoded by the coding sequence ATGTCAGTAAATATACAAAGAGTTAATGATGTTTTAGAGGAGTATTACAAATTATTTTATAAAACAGAGGATATGGCTTTAAAAAGAGGGATTAAAGCTTTAACACATACAGAATTACATATAATTGAATCAATAGGAGAAAATACTCAACTTACTATGAATGAACTTGCTGATAAAATTGGTATAACAATGGGAACAGCGACAGTTGCTATTTCAAAATTATCTGATAAAGGATATATTGATAGAGCAAGATCAACAACAGATAGAAGAAAGGTGTTTGTATCACTTACTAAAAAAGGTGTAGATGCTTTAACTTATCACAATAATTATCATAAAATGATTATGGCTTCTATCACTGAAAGCATACCTGATAAAGATTTAGAACAATTTGTTAGTACTTTTGAAGTAATTTTAGAATCTTTGAGAAATAAGACAGACTATTTTAAACCTATGACTATAACAGATTTTAAAGAAGGGACAAAGGTTTCTATTGTTGAAATAAAAGGAACTCCTATCGTTCAAAATTATTTTTTGAGTCATAATATAGAAAACTTTACACTTCTAAAAGTTTTAAAATCTAATGATAAATCACAATTTAAAATTGAAAAAGATGATGGAGAAATTTTAATACTTGATATTTTAGATGCAAAAAATTTAATAGGAGTAAAAGCTGATTAA
- the rpe gene encoding ribulose-phosphate 3-epimerase, whose amino-acid sequence MTNGIKIAPSILSSDFSKLGEEVVAIDKAGADYVHIDVMDGQFVPNLTFGPPVIKCIRKCTELVFDVHLMIDKPERYIEDFVKAGADIVVVHAESTIHLHRVIQQIKSFGVKAGISLNPSTSEEVLKYVINDIDMVLVMSVNPGFGGQKFIPAVVEKIKAIKKMRTDIDIEVDGGITDETIKVCIDAGANIFVAGSYVFSGNYKERINLLKLKAK is encoded by the coding sequence ATGACTAATGGGATTAAAATAGCTCCATCCATATTATCAAGTGATTTTTCAAAACTTGGTGAGGAAGTTGTGGCTATTGATAAAGCAGGAGCAGACTATGTACATATAGATGTTATGGATGGACAATTTGTACCTAACTTAACTTTTGGACCTCCCGTAATAAAATGTATTAGAAAATGTACTGAGCTTGTATTTGATGTGCATTTGATGATAGATAAACCAGAAAGATATATTGAAGATTTTGTGAAAGCAGGAGCGGATATTGTTGTTGTACATGCAGAATCAACAATACATTTACATAGAGTTATACAACAAATTAAATCTTTTGGAGTTAAGGCAGGAATATCATTAAATCCATCTACATCAGAAGAAGTATTGAAATATGTTATAAATGATATTGATATGGTATTGGTTATGAGTGTAAATCCAGGTTTTGGTGGACAAAAATTTATACCAGCAGTAGTTGAAAAAATTAAGGCAATAAAGAAAATGAGAACAGATATAGATATAGAGGTAGATGGTGGAATTACAGATGAAACTATAAAAGTTTGTATAGATGCAGGAGCTAATATATTTGTAGCAGGTTCTTATGTATTTTCAGGAAATTATAAAGAAAGAATAAATTTATTAAAATTAAAAGCTAAATAA